The following are encoded in a window of Halosolutus halophilus genomic DNA:
- a CDS encoding glycoside hydrolase family 2: MTDGWTGGIVESVAGDGSPSVDEWRPVTVPGRPAAFDGESETPIAYRTTIPDPRDHDTERALLKLHGAYDRARVWVNGTELGEHEPHVVPAHLEFEPEPKNELVVACEPPTSFAGIYGTDEVPAETATPGIWWDVTVESRPRTFCRRLDVTPRLDGDGDGAAIEVDLEVDAGGAIDDAVTFSLRPEGFRGGGSMDRAPVTAAAGERVTVSKTIDVREPSLWWPREHGPQSRYTVRAKLGDDALEETVGFCRVDRDGDGLVVNGTRIPARGFTRLPGGDPGTDVERAIEANATIVRARAHVPSSEFYRAADEAGLLVWQDLPAIGADLDVDRGKTLATTLAETYGHHPSLAMYGVQDQPTDPFADPLGEGVLAKLALRYRAWRTGVDHDPATAIAEAFPDDRPVVPVTGAPGTDPDAAHIAPGWQYLAAADADWLLDRYPPRESIVTGFGAGSLTADVDHGTVPGLDRAPPGRRPDDVTESQRYQTRTLKTVAEALRRRGCGVLTAATLRDPAPGGGMGVLTSAGEPKPAYEAIALSFEPVQAVLDGPPKPGSVGVTLCNDTTDDLEATVGWRAGDETGETAVSVGPLETASAGTATIPADADRVDLEVATADRTVRNRYDL; encoded by the coding sequence ATGACTGACGGGTGGACGGGAGGGATCGTCGAATCGGTCGCGGGCGACGGGTCGCCCAGCGTCGACGAGTGGCGGCCGGTCACCGTTCCCGGTCGGCCCGCCGCGTTCGACGGCGAGAGTGAAACCCCGATCGCGTACCGGACGACGATTCCGGACCCGCGCGATCACGACACGGAACGGGCGCTGCTGAAACTCCACGGAGCGTACGATCGGGCGCGGGTCTGGGTGAACGGGACCGAACTGGGCGAGCACGAGCCACACGTCGTCCCGGCGCACCTCGAGTTCGAGCCGGAACCGAAGAACGAACTGGTGGTCGCTTGCGAGCCGCCGACCTCGTTTGCGGGGATCTACGGTACCGACGAGGTGCCGGCCGAGACGGCGACGCCCGGGATCTGGTGGGACGTCACCGTCGAATCGCGCCCCCGAACCTTTTGTCGTCGCCTCGACGTGACGCCGCGGCTGGACGGGGACGGAGACGGGGCCGCGATCGAGGTCGACCTCGAGGTCGACGCCGGTGGGGCGATCGACGACGCGGTCACGTTCTCCCTGCGGCCCGAGGGGTTCCGCGGCGGTGGCTCGATGGACCGGGCACCCGTCACGGCGGCCGCCGGCGAGCGCGTGACCGTCTCGAAGACGATCGACGTGCGGGAGCCGTCGCTGTGGTGGCCGCGCGAGCACGGGCCCCAGAGCCGGTACACCGTGCGCGCGAAACTCGGGGACGACGCCCTCGAGGAGACGGTCGGCTTCTGTCGGGTCGACCGCGACGGCGACGGCCTGGTCGTCAACGGGACCCGGATCCCGGCCCGGGGTTTCACGCGGCTCCCCGGCGGCGATCCCGGGACCGACGTCGAGCGAGCGATCGAGGCGAACGCGACGATCGTTCGCGCACGCGCACACGTTCCGTCGTCCGAATTCTATCGGGCCGCCGACGAGGCCGGACTCCTCGTCTGGCAGGATCTCCCGGCGATCGGCGCCGACCTCGACGTCGACCGTGGGAAGACGCTGGCGACGACGCTCGCGGAGACCTACGGCCACCACCCGAGTCTCGCGATGTACGGCGTTCAGGACCAGCCGACGGATCCGTTCGCCGACCCGCTCGGCGAGGGAGTACTCGCGAAACTGGCCCTCCGGTACCGCGCGTGGCGGACCGGCGTCGACCACGATCCGGCGACGGCGATCGCGGAAGCGTTCCCGGACGATCGGCCGGTCGTTCCCGTCACCGGCGCGCCGGGGACCGATCCTGACGCCGCCCACATCGCGCCCGGCTGGCAGTACCTCGCGGCCGCGGACGCGGACTGGCTCCTCGATCGGTACCCGCCACGCGAGTCGATCGTCACCGGCTTCGGAGCGGGGTCGCTGACCGCGGACGTCGACCACGGAACGGTGCCGGGTCTCGATCGGGCCCCTCCCGGACGGCGACCCGACGACGTTACCGAATCCCAGCGCTACCAGACCCGGACGCTGAAGACCGTGGCCGAGGCGCTGCGCCGGCGGGGCTGTGGCGTCCTCACCGCGGCGACCCTCCGCGACCCGGCACCGGGTGGCGGAATGGGCGTCCTGACGAGCGCCGGCGAGCCGAAACCGGCCTACGAGGCGATCGCGCTGTCGTTCGAACCCGTCCAGGCCGTCCTCGACGGCCCGCCGAAACCCGGCAGCGTCGGCGTCACCCTCTGTAACGACACGACCGACGATCTCGAAGCCACCGTCGGCTGGCGCGCCGGGGACGAAACCGGCGAGACGGCCGTCAGCGTCGGCCCGCTCGAAACGGCAAGTGCAGGAACGGCCACGATTCCGGCCGACGCCGATCGGGTCGACCTCGAGGTAGCGACCGCCGATCGAACGGTCCGCAACCGGTACGATTTATAA
- a CDS encoding tubulin/FtsZ family protein encodes MKVALIGVGQAGGKVTERLTRFDANMGFEAVQGALAVNSAKPDLESLEFADTELIGADRVNGHGVGGDNELGTEIMQSDIEQVLGALDGRVTSSAEAIFVVAGLGGGTGSGGAPVLVHHLQRVYDVPVYALGVLPGRNEGSLYQANAGRSLKTLLREADATLLIDNDAWHEQGESVEGAFETINEKIARRVGLLFASGEAVEGVGESVVDSSEVINTLRSGGVATLGYASAIAAEDSAENINTVMTVARQALLTGTSLPEATTADSALLVVAGESERIPRKGFEKARRWLEDETGSMQVRGGDFPLDSDRLGALVLLGGAERSDRIQAFMERAREAKRAQERDETDPVEQFADDRLENLF; translated from the coding sequence ATGAAAGTCGCCCTGATCGGGGTTGGACAGGCCGGTGGAAAGGTCACCGAACGGCTCACTCGATTCGACGCGAACATGGGATTCGAGGCCGTTCAGGGGGCGCTGGCTGTCAATTCCGCGAAACCCGATCTCGAGTCGCTCGAGTTTGCAGACACGGAACTGATCGGTGCCGACCGCGTCAACGGCCACGGCGTGGGCGGTGACAACGAACTCGGCACCGAGATCATGCAGTCGGACATCGAGCAGGTGCTGGGTGCGCTCGACGGCCGCGTCACCTCCAGTGCGGAGGCGATCTTCGTCGTCGCCGGACTCGGCGGTGGCACCGGCAGCGGTGGGGCACCCGTTCTCGTCCACCACCTCCAGCGCGTCTACGACGTCCCCGTCTACGCGCTCGGCGTCTTGCCGGGCCGCAACGAGGGGTCGCTCTACCAGGCCAACGCCGGTCGATCGCTGAAGACGCTCCTCCGGGAAGCCGACGCAACGTTGCTGATCGACAACGACGCCTGGCACGAGCAGGGCGAGAGCGTCGAGGGTGCCTTCGAGACGATCAACGAGAAGATCGCACGGCGGGTCGGCCTGCTGTTCGCCTCCGGCGAGGCGGTCGAAGGCGTCGGCGAAAGCGTGGTCGATTCGAGCGAGGTCATCAACACCCTCCGATCGGGCGGCGTCGCGACGCTGGGCTACGCCAGCGCGATCGCCGCCGAGGACAGCGCCGAGAACATCAATACGGTGATGACCGTCGCTCGACAGGCCCTGCTGACCGGGACCAGCCTGCCGGAGGCGACGACGGCCGACTCGGCGTTGCTGGTCGTCGCCGGCGAGAGCGAGCGAATCCCCCGCAAGGGATTCGAGAAAGCCCGTCGCTGGCTCGAAGACGAGACCGGGAGCATGCAGGTCCGCGGCGGCGACTTCCCGCTCGACAGCGATCGACTCGGCGCGCTCGTCCTGCTGGGCGGGGCCGAACGCTCCGATCGGATTCAGGCGTTCATGGAGCGTGCGCGGGAAGCGAAACGGGCCCAGGAGCGCGACGAGACCGATCCCGTCGAGCAGTTCGCGGACGATCGCCTCGAAAACCTGTTCTAA
- a CDS encoding DUF5791 family protein: MFYEQRMTVPDSPAALRDEYDRDLAAVVEAHGLDRAADATDVDRDRLAALVEADSPELTLEEAAQIQSLAEGEPDPETIETMATEHLLLGMSTAVLDVDAVESDLAIDMDAKEIQQKIERRAPMDFEEFVHVQYVIADGAP; the protein is encoded by the coding sequence ATGTTCTACGAACAGCGAATGACCGTCCCGGACTCGCCCGCGGCCCTCCGCGACGAGTACGATCGCGACCTCGCGGCCGTCGTCGAAGCGCACGGACTCGACCGCGCGGCGGACGCGACCGATGTCGATCGCGATCGGCTCGCGGCCCTGGTCGAGGCCGACTCGCCGGAACTCACGCTCGAGGAAGCGGCCCAGATCCAGTCGCTCGCCGAGGGCGAACCCGACCCCGAGACGATCGAGACGATGGCCACCGAGCATCTGCTACTCGGGATGTCGACCGCGGTCCTCGACGTGGACGCCGTCGAGAGCGACCTCGCGATCGACATGGACGCCAAGGAGATTCAACAGAAGATCGAACGGCGCGCGCCGATGGACTTCGAGGAATTCGTCCACGTGCAGTACGTGATCGCGGACGGCGCGCCCTGA
- a CDS encoding SDR family oxidoreductase: protein MEVAILGCGYVGLELGRQLTDRGHEVVGVRRSAEGVDAIAEAGFEAVRADVTDPDALAAVPDVDAIVFAASSGGRGPEAAREVYVEGLQTVIEGFGEREHPPERLIYTSSTGVHGDHGGDWVDEETPIDPTTEKTAVLAEAERIALELPAEYGYDGTVARYAGLYGPDRYRLERYLEGPVTEGYLNMVHRDDAAGAVRYLLTEDLARGEVVQVVDDEPVSKWAFADWLADECGIDRPPKRTKEERLEADDLSEAARRRILTSKRCANEKLRDLGYEFRYPTFREGYREAIEAYRE, encoded by the coding sequence ATGGAGGTCGCAATTCTGGGCTGCGGGTACGTCGGGCTGGAACTTGGCCGGCAGCTCACCGATCGGGGCCACGAGGTCGTCGGCGTCCGCCGATCGGCCGAGGGGGTCGACGCGATTGCGGAGGCCGGTTTCGAGGCCGTCCGGGCGGACGTCACCGACCCGGACGCGCTCGCGGCGGTGCCGGACGTCGACGCGATCGTCTTCGCCGCCAGCAGCGGTGGTCGTGGTCCCGAGGCTGCCCGCGAGGTGTACGTCGAGGGGTTGCAAACGGTGATCGAGGGCTTCGGCGAGCGCGAGCACCCGCCGGAACGGCTGATCTACACCTCCTCGACGGGGGTCCACGGCGATCACGGCGGCGACTGGGTCGACGAGGAGACGCCGATCGATCCCACCACCGAAAAGACCGCGGTGCTCGCCGAGGCCGAACGGATCGCGCTCGAATTGCCCGCCGAGTACGGGTACGACGGGACCGTGGCGCGGTACGCCGGCCTCTACGGCCCCGATCGGTACCGCCTCGAGCGCTACCTCGAGGGGCCGGTTACGGAAGGGTACCTGAACATGGTCCACCGGGACGACGCCGCCGGCGCGGTGCGATACCTGCTCACTGAGGATCTCGCGCGCGGCGAGGTCGTCCAGGTCGTCGACGACGAACCCGTCTCCAAGTGGGCGTTCGCGGACTGGTTGGCCGACGAGTGCGGGATCGATCGGCCGCCGAAGCGAACCAAAGAAGAGCGACTCGAAGCCGACGACCTCTCGGAGGCCGCGCGGCGACGGATCCTGACCAGCAAGCGCTGTGCCAACGAGAAATTGCGCGACCTGGGCTACGAGTTCAGATATCCGACGTTCCGCGAGGGCTATCGCGAGGCGATCGAGGCGTATCGGGAGTGA
- a CDS encoding DHH family phosphoesterase, with protein MGSRSVPPSTASGADVLAIETVSDWVQSLEPLVLSLLVLAVVGLGLGGWWVVRWFRRPPGVRLQRVLDSHDEVAILMHPNPDPDAMSCAMGVAAIAETVGTDTTLQFPGEIRHQENRAFRTVLDLDLERVESGSDLAADAVVLVDHNTPRGFTGAQMVEPIAVVDHHPGNGAGTEFTDVRTEYGAASTIFVEYLEEIGGTADNEDEDGPAISPELATGLLYGIQSDTNHLTNGCSRAEFDACAYLYDGIDEDLLERIANPQVSDDVLQIKARAITEKRVEGPFAVCDVGEIGNVDAIPQAADELMHLEGVTAVIVYGQHDGTLHLSGRSRDDRVHMGETLRHAVSDIPMANAGGHARMGGGQVSIDHMEGIGPSDGIGKPEFEERLFSALAGER; from the coding sequence ATGGGTTCCCGGAGCGTCCCCCCGAGCACCGCATCCGGGGCGGACGTGTTGGCAATCGAGACTGTCTCCGACTGGGTACAGTCGCTGGAACCGCTGGTTCTCTCGTTGCTGGTGCTCGCCGTCGTCGGTCTCGGACTCGGCGGCTGGTGGGTCGTTCGGTGGTTCCGCCGCCCGCCGGGTGTCCGACTCCAGCGGGTACTCGACTCCCACGACGAAGTGGCGATCCTGATGCACCCCAATCCCGATCCGGACGCGATGTCGTGTGCCATGGGGGTCGCCGCGATCGCCGAGACGGTCGGCACGGACACGACGCTGCAGTTCCCCGGCGAGATCCGCCACCAGGAGAACCGCGCGTTCCGGACCGTCCTCGACCTCGATCTGGAACGCGTCGAGTCGGGATCGGACTTGGCCGCCGACGCGGTCGTCCTGGTCGATCACAACACGCCACGCGGGTTCACGGGTGCCCAGATGGTCGAACCGATCGCGGTGGTCGACCACCACCCGGGCAACGGTGCCGGAACGGAGTTTACCGACGTCCGGACGGAGTACGGCGCGGCGTCGACGATCTTCGTCGAGTATCTGGAGGAGATCGGCGGGACGGCGGACAACGAGGACGAAGACGGCCCCGCCATCTCGCCGGAACTCGCGACGGGTCTGCTCTACGGCATCCAGTCCGATACGAACCACCTGACGAACGGCTGTTCCCGTGCCGAGTTCGACGCCTGCGCGTACCTCTACGACGGCATCGACGAGGACCTGCTCGAACGGATCGCCAACCCGCAGGTCAGCGACGACGTGTTGCAGATCAAGGCGAGGGCGATCACCGAGAAACGGGTCGAGGGGCCGTTCGCGGTCTGTGACGTCGGCGAGATCGGGAACGTCGACGCGATTCCCCAGGCGGCGGACGAACTCATGCACCTGGAGGGCGTGACGGCCGTCATCGTCTACGGCCAGCACGACGGAACGTTACACCTCTCCGGCCGATCGCGGGACGATCGGGTCCACATGGGCGAGACGCTCCGCCACGCCGTCAGCGACATTCCGATGGCGAACGCGGGCGGCCACGCCCGCATGGGCGGCGGTCAGGTCTCGATCGATCACATGGAGGGGATCGGCCCCTCCGACGGGATCGGCAAACCGGAGTTCGAGGAACGGCTCTTCTCGGCGCTGGCGGGCGAACGGTAG
- a CDS encoding PfkB family carbohydrate kinase, with the protein MSYAALRDRLPSLAADSSTRVVTLPDGSVDYCYRVAGAGGDRLETPEALGRRLRAGEGETFPIELIDVRPGGQAVNAATQVHALGDDATAVGHLDHEALADLPYGTHSMGPPAAIRVFAFDGEEVLFPERASQPSDWDVDDLTAVVDWDRIATADALCCANWAIYRGLTDVLDRLAGSVDGVPVVVDPGAIELVAGTDLEPLLESLARADSSLDVALSVNRIEYESVAAVAGVPGEPATDHAAELRSALRITGVVYHGADEAIAATRDDAVSVEMLDIGDPTLTLGAGDRFSGALACALARDWPWKPALALGNACAATFVETGQTADIEALETRLADRR; encoded by the coding sequence GTGAGCTACGCAGCCCTCCGCGATCGGCTCCCGTCGTTGGCCGCCGACTCGTCGACGCGCGTCGTCACGCTCCCCGACGGGAGCGTCGACTACTGTTACCGGGTCGCGGGTGCCGGCGGCGACCGACTCGAGACGCCCGAGGCGCTCGGTCGGCGCCTCCGTGCGGGCGAGGGTGAGACGTTCCCGATCGAACTGATCGACGTCCGCCCCGGCGGGCAGGCGGTAAACGCCGCGACGCAGGTCCACGCGCTGGGCGACGACGCGACGGCCGTCGGCCACCTCGACCACGAGGCCCTCGCGGACCTTCCCTACGGGACCCACTCGATGGGACCGCCCGCGGCGATCCGGGTCTTCGCGTTCGACGGCGAGGAGGTCCTCTTCCCGGAACGGGCGAGCCAGCCGTCCGACTGGGACGTCGACGACCTCACTGCGGTCGTCGACTGGGACCGGATCGCCACCGCGGACGCGCTCTGCTGTGCGAACTGGGCCATCTATCGCGGCCTCACCGACGTTCTCGATCGACTGGCCGGGAGCGTAGACGGGGTCCCCGTCGTGGTCGATCCCGGCGCGATCGAACTGGTCGCCGGGACCGACCTCGAACCCCTCCTCGAGTCGCTGGCTCGCGCCGACTCGTCGCTCGACGTCGCCCTGAGCGTCAACCGGATCGAGTACGAGAGCGTCGCGGCCGTCGCCGGCGTCCCCGGCGAGCCGGCGACGGATCACGCCGCCGAATTGCGATCCGCGCTCAGGATCACCGGCGTCGTCTACCACGGCGCGGACGAAGCGATCGCAGCCACGCGGGACGACGCGGTTTCGGTCGAGATGCTCGATATCGGCGATCCGACGCTCACGCTCGGCGCGGGGGACCGGTTCTCGGGTGCGCTCGCGTGCGCGCTGGCCCGGGACTGGCCGTGGAAGCCCGCACTGGCGCTCGGGAACGCCTGTGCCGCGACGTTCGTCGAGACCGGCCAGACGGCCGACATCGAAGCCCTGGAGACGCGTCTTGCTGATCGTCGGTGA
- a CDS encoding aldo/keto reductase, producing MATESATRAYRDAHRDSFDADYFRAFDDVIVSSIGLGTYLGDPTDAVDDRYADAILTALDSGCNVLDTAINYRAQRSERVIGRALAESDVDRDAVLVATKGGFVGFDGSRPPDPGRYVLEEYVDSGIVDREEFVAGSHCIAPDYVADQFDRSLANLGLESIDLYYVHNPATQLRERTREEVYDRLEATFTRLEERAAAGDIDRYGVATWEAFRVPRGHSSSLSLAEILDRARTAAREAGTDGTHFRAIQVPFNAAMPEALTVAAQESPGGAGDVPVLRAAADAGIDVFTSASIAQGQLASGLPEAIASRVPGEEPVQQAITVARSAPGVTSSLVGMSRPAHVEANLASGRVDPVDPETIAALLD from the coding sequence ATGGCGACCGAATCCGCGACCCGGGCGTACCGCGACGCCCACCGGGACTCGTTCGATGCGGACTACTTCCGTGCGTTCGACGACGTGATCGTCTCGAGCATCGGCCTCGGCACCTACCTCGGCGACCCGACCGACGCAGTCGACGATCGGTACGCGGACGCGATCCTGACGGCGCTCGACTCGGGGTGTAACGTCCTCGACACCGCGATCAACTACCGCGCGCAGCGCAGCGAACGCGTGATCGGGCGCGCGCTTGCGGAGAGCGACGTCGATCGGGATGCCGTCCTGGTCGCGACGAAAGGCGGCTTCGTCGGGTTCGACGGCTCGCGGCCGCCGGACCCCGGCCGGTACGTGCTCGAGGAGTACGTCGACTCCGGGATCGTCGACCGCGAGGAGTTCGTCGCTGGCAGTCACTGCATCGCACCCGACTACGTCGCGGACCAGTTCGATCGCTCGCTCGCGAATCTGGGCCTCGAGTCGATCGACCTCTACTACGTGCACAACCCGGCGACGCAGCTCCGGGAGCGCACGCGGGAGGAAGTGTACGATCGGCTCGAGGCGACGTTCACCCGGCTCGAAGAGCGGGCCGCGGCGGGCGATATCGATCGCTACGGTGTCGCGACGTGGGAGGCATTTCGAGTGCCGCGCGGCCACTCGTCGTCCCTCTCGTTGGCCGAAATTCTCGATCGCGCTCGCACGGCAGCACGCGAGGCCGGGACCGACGGGACGCACTTCCGGGCGATCCAGGTGCCGTTCAACGCCGCGATGCCGGAGGCACTGACGGTGGCCGCGCAGGAGTCTCCCGGAGGCGCCGGCGACGTGCCCGTCCTTCGCGCCGCCGCGGACGCGGGGATCGACGTCTTCACGAGCGCGAGCATCGCACAGGGCCAGCTCGCGTCGGGGCTCCCGGAGGCGATCGCCTCGCGGGTGCCCGGCGAGGAGCCGGTCCAGCAGGCGATCACCGTCGCCCGATCGGCCCCGGGCGTCACGTCGTCGCTGGTCGGCATGAGCCGTCCGGCTCACGTCGAGGCGAACCTCGCGTCTGGACGAGTCGACCCGGTCGACCCCGAGACGATCGCCGCGCTACTCGACTGA
- a CDS encoding HVO_0758 family zinc finger protein, which yields MKSVRKALRDGELEKDTYDRLVCGECEKPLKTENDPDEIKTVRICPDCAAEWKEIR from the coding sequence ATGAAATCAGTCCGGAAGGCACTCCGTGACGGCGAACTCGAGAAGGACACGTACGATCGACTCGTCTGTGGCGAGTGCGAGAAGCCCCTGAAGACCGAGAACGACCCGGACGAGATCAAAACGGTCCGGATCTGCCCGGACTGCGCGGCGGAGTGGAAGGAGATCCGCTGA
- a CDS encoding glycosyl transferase family 2: protein MEYVQERIATLHDLGAGGAGGAGSVATGDALAGAVGDTAVVVPMTDRELESPAAARVLAELERLDPAAVVVPVRAAPDRIGPFREWLASFALPTEVLWCNAPAVDDLLADAGLAGDFGKGRDVWLALGPAADAGEYVVVHDADARSYEAEHVHRLLAPLTMDFAFSKGYYARVEEGQLYGRLCRLFYEPMLRALSATHDAPILEYLGSFRYALAGEFAATAALARRLRAPRAWGLEVGTLGDAFAHAGFAGTAQVDLGRHVHDHRAVAGEAGLEGMSREVATALLRVFEEHGVVPDYDTLPDRYRAVGRRLIDQYRADAAFNGLSYDRAGERDQLERYADSIAPPGPDRRLPPWREAPFAPGDVRAAARPWVGGRVGSSAGD, encoded by the coding sequence ATGGAGTACGTCCAGGAGCGGATCGCGACGCTTCACGACCTCGGCGCGGGGGGCGCTGGGGGTGCGGGGAGCGTCGCGACCGGTGACGCGCTCGCGGGGGCCGTCGGCGATACGGCCGTCGTCGTCCCGATGACCGATCGCGAACTCGAGAGTCCGGCCGCCGCGCGCGTCCTCGCCGAACTCGAACGCCTCGATCCCGCCGCGGTGGTCGTTCCGGTTCGCGCCGCGCCCGATCGGATCGGCCCCTTCCGCGAGTGGCTCGCGTCGTTCGCGCTCCCGACGGAGGTACTGTGGTGTAACGCACCCGCCGTCGACGACCTCCTGGCGGACGCCGGACTCGCGGGCGACTTCGGGAAGGGCCGGGACGTCTGGCTCGCGCTCGGGCCCGCCGCGGACGCCGGCGAGTACGTGGTCGTCCACGACGCCGACGCCCGCAGCTACGAGGCCGAGCACGTTCACCGACTGCTCGCGCCTCTGACGATGGACTTTGCCTTCTCGAAGGGGTACTACGCGCGCGTCGAGGAGGGGCAGTTGTACGGCCGACTCTGCCGGCTGTTCTACGAACCCATGCTCCGGGCGCTGTCGGCAACCCACGACGCGCCGATCCTCGAGTACCTCGGCTCGTTCCGGTACGCGCTCGCCGGCGAGTTCGCCGCCACCGCCGCTCTCGCCCGTCGACTCCGTGCTCCCCGCGCGTGGGGGCTGGAGGTCGGCACGCTCGGCGACGCGTTCGCACACGCCGGCTTCGCGGGCACCGCACAGGTCGACCTCGGCCGGCACGTCCACGACCACCGCGCGGTCGCCGGCGAGGCCGGACTGGAAGGGATGAGCCGGGAGGTCGCCACGGCCCTCCTGCGAGTGTTCGAGGAACACGGCGTCGTCCCCGACTACGACACCCTCCCCGATCGGTACCGGGCCGTCGGTCGTCGCCTGATCGACCAGTACCGCGCCGACGCGGCGTTCAACGGGCTCTCGTACGATCGCGCCGGCGAACGCGATCAACTGGAACGCTACGCCGACTCGATCGCGCCGCCGGGTCCCGATCGACGACTGCCGCCGTGGCGAGAGGCCCCGTTCGCGCCGGGAGACGTTCGCGCGGCGGCACGACCGTGGGTCGGCGGCCGCGTCGGCTCCAGCGCGGGCGATTGA
- a CDS encoding DUF7109 family protein: MDVTADELAGVVDLFGGLTRAELERALTEAAFRADGQSIDEAAFADAIDRAVESFALVRYERPGADGGASTDGGADDAGPLLVAGPTAFPTVPEHAEDVPHILDVEPRRFDREALGERARERFVDAVDRAIEADDDDRIDRLIDVSYDIEAWAPIDVTEHRQRLEEVLE; the protein is encoded by the coding sequence ATGGACGTCACCGCCGACGAACTCGCCGGCGTGGTCGACCTCTTCGGCGGGTTGACCCGCGCGGAACTCGAACGCGCACTCACGGAGGCCGCCTTCCGGGCGGACGGCCAGTCGATCGACGAGGCCGCCTTCGCGGACGCGATCGATCGGGCCGTCGAGTCCTTCGCCCTCGTTCGGTACGAGCGACCCGGCGCCGACGGCGGCGCGTCGACCGACGGCGGTGCCGACGACGCCGGGCCGCTGCTCGTCGCGGGACCGACGGCGTTTCCGACGGTTCCGGAGCACGCCGAAGACGTCCCGCACATCCTCGACGTCGAGCCGCGACGGTTCGATCGCGAGGCCCTCGGGGAGCGGGCGCGCGAGCGGTTCGTCGACGCGGTCGATCGAGCGATCGAAGCGGACGACGACGATCGAATCGATCGCCTGATCGACGTCAGCTACGATATCGAAGCGTGGGCCCCGATCGACGTGACCGAGCACCGACAGCGACTGGAGGAGGTCCTCGAGTGA
- a CDS encoding NUDIX hydrolase, whose amino-acid sequence MSGPTLNLDPVASHQPLEIDDQEYDAAVLAPVIERDGEPHLLFTRRADHLGEHPGQMSFPGGGAEPVDETILDTALREANEEIGLESAEAEVVGQLDDIRTITEYAVTPFVARVPDREYVRDDREVAEIVVLPLSGLLDRDNYEYERRDHPYYGDIVIHYFHVDGYTVWGATGRILVQLLELTTDFEAPERVDRSTL is encoded by the coding sequence ATGTCAGGACCGACACTGAACCTCGACCCGGTCGCGAGCCACCAACCGCTCGAGATCGACGATCAGGAGTACGACGCGGCCGTCCTCGCGCCGGTCATCGAACGCGACGGGGAGCCTCACCTGCTGTTCACCCGGCGGGCCGACCACCTCGGGGAACACCCCGGGCAGATGAGTTTCCCCGGCGGCGGTGCCGAACCGGTGGACGAGACGATCCTCGACACGGCGCTCCGCGAGGCCAACGAGGAGATCGGACTCGAGTCGGCCGAGGCCGAGGTCGTCGGCCAACTGGACGACATTCGAACGATCACGGAGTACGCCGTGACCCCCTTCGTCGCTCGCGTCCCGGACCGCGAGTACGTCCGCGACGACCGGGAAGTCGCCGAGATCGTCGTCCTGCCGCTGTCGGGGCTGCTCGACCGCGACAACTACGAGTACGAGCGCCGGGATCACCCCTACTACGGCGACATCGTCATCCACTACTTCCACGTCGACGGCTACACCGTCTGGGGGGCGACCGGCCGCATTCTCGTCCAGTTGCTCGAGTTGACGACCGACTTCGAAGCACCCGAACGGGTCGATCGATCGACCCTGTGA